The following coding sequences are from one Lycium ferocissimum isolate CSIRO_LF1 chromosome 3, AGI_CSIRO_Lferr_CH_V1, whole genome shotgun sequence window:
- the LOC132051150 gene encoding uncharacterized protein LOC132051150, whose translation MPHHIGSKPIREVIYQKGGKYGNPLDLGTIFFETRKKDNKLVEPEAIEKHIKEMVQSEPSLSSIEIVEKCCGPQTRSHVFGFGGGVKAKDLKGGTSSKAELLSALRSTQEENKSLNETNKSLNDRLSALEDEMKEIKKMKELFAAQRSFVLHTTSPVSSE comes from the exons ATGCCTCATCATATTGGTAGCAAGCCTATTCGAGAGGTTATTTATCAAAAG GGCGGGAAATATGGCAATCCACTAGATTTGGGGACTATTTTCTTTGAGACTCGTAAGAAAGATAACAAGCTTGTTGAACCCGAAGCAATTGAAAAACAT ATCAAAGAAATGGTTCAATCGGAGCCCTCTCTATCTAGTATAGAGATTGTAGAAAAATGTTGTGGACCTCAAACTCGTAGCCATGTATTTGGATTTGGGGGTGGAGTAAAGGCAAAAGACTTGAAAGGTGGAACTTCTTCAAAGGCTGAATTATTGTCTGCGCTACGTTCGACTCAAGAGGAAAACAAATCCTTGAATGAGACAAACAAGTCCTTGAATGATCGCTTGTCTGCCTTAGAAGATGAGAtgaaagaaattaagaaaatgaaagaattaTTTGCTGCTCAACGATCATTTGTCCTGCATACGACATCGCCCGTTTCATCCGAATGA